A region of Paenibacillus thiaminolyticus DNA encodes the following proteins:
- a CDS encoding DsbA family protein, with the protein MAKTTKHRATSSSRKGKKGNDRAFLLMIPIAIVVLAVLIYVLNQQGEKMKQEEIANQPPVEFNIEGQPTLGNADAAVSIVEFGDYKCPACKIWNDTIYPQLKADYIDTGKVKFTFLNKLVIPGSELAAETAEEVFRQQPEAFWSFHHELYRAQQEERQDWATAPFLIDFAQRTVPDLDTAQLEKALQDRTMRDEVMKDEQQAAQARVHGTPAVFVDGVEFNGNYLDYESLKAMIDKALEKAQ; encoded by the coding sequence TTGGCAAAAACTACGAAACACCGAGCGACCTCAAGCTCGCGCAAAGGAAAAAAAGGAAATGACCGGGCCTTTTTGTTAATGATCCCCATCGCGATTGTCGTCTTGGCCGTTCTCATTTATGTATTGAATCAGCAAGGGGAGAAAATGAAGCAGGAAGAGATAGCGAACCAGCCTCCGGTTGAATTCAACATCGAGGGACAGCCTACGCTTGGGAATGCCGATGCCGCTGTATCGATAGTGGAATTCGGCGATTACAAGTGCCCGGCCTGCAAAATTTGGAATGACACCATATACCCTCAATTGAAAGCGGACTATATTGACACTGGCAAAGTGAAATTCACGTTTTTGAATAAGCTCGTCATTCCGGGCTCCGAATTGGCGGCCGAGACGGCCGAAGAGGTGTTCCGCCAGCAGCCGGAAGCGTTCTGGTCGTTCCATCATGAGCTGTACCGTGCACAGCAGGAAGAGAGGCAAGACTGGGCCACAGCGCCGTTCCTCATCGATTTTGCCCAGCGGACGGTGCCGGATCTCGATACGGCCCAGCTGGAAAAGGCGCTTCAGGATCGCACAATGCGGGATGAAGTGATGAAGGACGAGCAGCAGGCGGCTCAGGCCCGGGTTCACGGCACGCCGGCGGTGTTCGTGGACGGCGTGGAGTTCAACGGCAATTATCTAGATTATGAAAGCCTCAAAGCGATGATCGATAAAGCTTTAGAGAAGGCGCAATAA
- a CDS encoding glycoside hydrolase family 35 protein: MTTLSYDEGQFKMGDRPIQLISGAIHYFRIVPAYWEDRLRKIKAMGCNCIETYVAWNVHEPREGEFHFERMADVAEFVRLAGELGLYVIVRPSPYICAEWEFGGLPAWLLKDDMRLRCNDPRFLEKVSAYYDALLPQLTPLLATKGGPIIAVQIENEYGSYGNDQAYLQAQRAMLIERGVDVLLFTSDGPQDDMLQGGMAEGVLATVNFGSRPKEAFDKLKEYQPDGPLMCMEYWNGWFDHWFEPHHTRDAKDAARVLDDMLGMGASVNFYMVHGGTNFGFGSGANHSDKYEPTVTSYDYDAAISEAGDLTPKYHAFREVIGKYVSLPEGELPANTPKADYGSVPVTRRVKLFDTLEPMTEVKDSICPEPMEKYGQNNGFIVYSTRISGPRPESRLTIQDVRDRALVFLDRKLIGVVERWNPQSLPVTVPEDGAQLDILVENMGRVNYGPQLYDRKGITHGVRLNGQFLFHWEVRSLELETLAGLSFDTAGARAWEEEQPGFYEAKLVIEDEPKDTFLRLEGWKKGVVFVNGFNLGRYWEVGPQQALYVPAPVLRQGENEIVVFELHREGEPLRFEAAPSLSK, translated from the coding sequence ATGACAACGCTTTCTTATGACGAAGGGCAATTTAAGATGGGCGACCGCCCCATTCAGCTTATTTCCGGTGCGATACATTATTTTCGCATCGTGCCGGCCTATTGGGAGGATCGGCTGCGCAAAATCAAAGCGATGGGCTGCAACTGCATCGAGACCTACGTGGCCTGGAATGTGCATGAGCCGCGCGAGGGCGAGTTCCATTTCGAACGCATGGCAGATGTGGCGGAGTTCGTCCGTCTCGCCGGCGAGCTTGGCTTGTATGTGATTGTCCGTCCAAGCCCGTACATTTGCGCCGAGTGGGAATTCGGCGGCCTGCCGGCTTGGCTGTTGAAGGATGACATGAGATTGCGTTGCAACGATCCGCGTTTTTTGGAGAAGGTGTCAGCTTATTATGATGCGCTGCTCCCTCAATTGACACCGCTGTTGGCTACCAAGGGCGGCCCGATTATTGCTGTTCAGATCGAGAATGAGTATGGGAGCTACGGTAACGACCAAGCGTATCTGCAAGCGCAGCGGGCGATGCTGATCGAGCGTGGAGTCGATGTGCTGCTGTTCACCTCGGACGGCCCTCAGGATGACATGCTGCAGGGGGGCATGGCGGAAGGCGTGCTTGCGACCGTTAACTTCGGTTCCCGACCGAAGGAAGCGTTCGACAAGCTGAAGGAGTACCAACCGGATGGCCCGCTCATGTGCATGGAATATTGGAACGGCTGGTTCGACCATTGGTTCGAACCCCACCATACCCGCGATGCGAAGGATGCGGCTCGCGTGCTTGACGACATGCTCGGCATGGGCGCCTCCGTTAATTTCTATATGGTGCACGGGGGGACGAACTTCGGCTTCGGCAGCGGCGCCAACCACAGCGATAAATATGAACCGACCGTTACAAGCTATGATTATGATGCCGCGATTAGCGAGGCCGGCGATTTGACCCCGAAGTACCATGCGTTCCGTGAAGTTATTGGCAAGTATGTCTCTCTTCCGGAAGGTGAGCTGCCGGCGAATACGCCGAAGGCGGACTATGGCTCCGTCCCGGTTACCCGCCGCGTGAAGCTGTTCGATACGCTGGAGCCGATGACGGAGGTCAAGGATAGCATTTGTCCGGAACCGATGGAGAAGTACGGCCAGAACAATGGCTTCATCGTGTATTCGACTCGCATCAGCGGACCGCGTCCGGAGAGCCGGTTAACGATTCAGGATGTGCGGGATCGGGCACTGGTGTTTCTCGATCGCAAGCTGATTGGCGTCGTGGAGCGCTGGAATCCGCAATCGCTTCCGGTCACGGTACCGGAGGACGGCGCCCAACTGGACATTCTGGTCGAGAATATGGGGCGGGTCAATTACGGGCCTCAACTGTATGACCGCAAAGGCATTACGCATGGGGTGCGCCTGAATGGACAGTTCCTGTTCCATTGGGAGGTTCGTTCGCTGGAGTTGGAGACGCTGGCCGGCTTGAGCTTCGATACAGCGGGGGCTAGGGCATGGGAAGAGGAGCAACCGGGATTCTATGAGGCGAAGCTCGTTATTGAGGATGAGCCGAAGGATACCTTCCTTCGTCTGGAAGGATGGAAGAAGGGCGTTGTCTTCGTGAACGGCTTCAATCTGGGCCGTTATTGGGAAGTAGGCCCGCAGCAAGCGCTCTATGTTCCGGCCCCGGTTCTGCGCCAGGGCGAGAATGAGATTGTCGTGTTCGAGCTGCACCGAGAAGGGGAGCCGCTGCGCTTTGAGGCAGCTCCGTCGCTGTCGAAATAA
- the asnB gene encoding asparagine synthase (glutamine-hydrolyzing), producing the protein MCGIAGIYHFHDQQPSEHLIRSMMDLIHHRGPDDAKLWIGDRVGLGFRRLSIIDVAEGAQPLSNEDDSVWIIFNGEIYNYLELREDLLSRGHQFKTNTDTECILHLYEEYGTKCVNHLRGMFGFAIWDRNKQELFLARDHFGIKPLYYYMNDEMLVFGSEIKSILAVPGVARQVNMNGFYNYLTFQYVPDPETMYAGIYKLPPAHSMTIPLGEQPVIEKYWDPMFEPVDRPLTQVLDEIRHVMRDSVEHHLHSEVQRGCFLSSGIDSTITSTLMRSIEPIKTFSVGFEGPNDETIIARDTARQIDTDHYDRIITQEMYFDAVPRAIWHLDEPVADPSAIALYEVARLAKEHVTVVLSGEGADELFGGYRIYREPHSLRYLSWMPEGMQRVVNKMVRAVPFSFYGKNYLLRGTTPLEERFLGNANIMTDDAKAELLRVSADEIAAYQKPFEIAGRYYDRTRHLDPVSRMQYIDMNLWMPGDILMKADKLTMAHSLELRVPFLDRKVFDVARTIPASYRIAEKTTKYALRKAMEGIIPDSVLHRPKLGFPVPMRDWLRTERAGIMWEELAASGIDPLVNLSAVEEMFTRHRNGQGDYSRKIWVLYVFGLWYRTYMRKQ; encoded by the coding sequence ATGTGTGGCATTGCCGGAATCTATCATTTTCATGATCAACAACCATCCGAACATCTCATTCGCAGCATGATGGATTTGATCCATCACCGGGGGCCGGACGATGCGAAGCTGTGGATCGGCGACCGGGTCGGCCTGGGCTTCCGCCGGCTGTCCATCATTGACGTTGCTGAAGGCGCGCAGCCGCTAAGCAACGAGGATGATTCGGTATGGATTATTTTTAATGGCGAGATTTATAACTATTTGGAGCTGCGTGAGGATCTCCTCAGCCGCGGCCATCAATTCAAAACCAATACAGATACGGAATGTATCCTGCACCTGTATGAAGAATACGGAACGAAGTGCGTCAACCATCTCCGGGGGATGTTCGGCTTCGCGATCTGGGATCGGAACAAGCAGGAGCTGTTCCTGGCCCGCGATCATTTCGGCATCAAGCCGCTGTATTATTACATGAACGACGAGATGCTCGTCTTCGGCTCGGAGATCAAGAGCATTCTGGCCGTTCCGGGCGTGGCCCGTCAGGTCAATATGAACGGCTTTTACAACTATTTGACCTTCCAATATGTTCCGGATCCGGAGACGATGTACGCCGGCATCTATAAGCTGCCGCCGGCTCATTCGATGACGATTCCGCTGGGCGAGCAGCCTGTAATCGAGAAATATTGGGACCCGATGTTCGAACCGGTGGATCGCCCGCTTACTCAGGTTCTCGACGAGATTCGTCACGTCATGCGCGACTCGGTAGAGCATCATCTGCACAGCGAGGTGCAGCGCGGGTGCTTCCTGTCGAGCGGCATCGACTCGACGATTACGTCCACGCTCATGCGTTCCATCGAGCCGATCAAGACATTCAGCGTCGGCTTCGAGGGACCGAACGATGAGACGATTATCGCCCGCGATACGGCCCGGCAGATCGATACCGATCACTACGATCGGATCATTACGCAGGAGATGTATTTCGACGCCGTGCCGCGCGCGATCTGGCATCTGGACGAGCCTGTGGCCGATCCGTCCGCGATCGCACTGTATGAGGTCGCGCGGCTGGCGAAGGAGCATGTTACGGTCGTGCTGTCCGGGGAAGGCGCGGACGAGCTCTTCGGCGGCTACCGCATCTATCGCGAGCCGCATTCGCTGCGCTATCTGTCCTGGATGCCGGAAGGAATGCAGCGCGTGGTGAACAAGATGGTGCGTGCCGTACCGTTTTCTTTCTACGGGAAAAACTACTTGCTCCGGGGAACGACTCCGCTGGAGGAGCGCTTCCTGGGCAATGCCAATATTATGACCGACGATGCGAAGGCGGAGCTGCTGCGCGTCAGCGCGGATGAGATTGCGGCCTATCAGAAGCCGTTCGAGATCGCGGGCCGTTATTATGACCGTACTCGTCATCTGGATCCGGTGTCGCGGATGCAGTATATCGATATGAATCTGTGGATGCCGGGCGACATTCTGATGAAGGCGGACAAGCTGACGATGGCGCATTCGCTGGAGCTGCGCGTCCCGTTCCTGGACCGCAAAGTATTTGACGTGGCCCGTACGATTCCTGCTTCCTACCGGATTGCCGAGAAGACGACGAAGTACGCGCTGCGCAAAGCGATGGAGGGCATTATTCCGGATTCGGTGCTCCACCGGCCGAAGCTCGGCTTCCCTGTCCCGATGCGAGATTGGCTGCGCACGGAGCGGGCCGGCATCATGTGGGAGGAGCTGGCTGCGAGCGGCATCGATCCGCTCGTCAACCTGAGCGCGGTAGAAGAGATGTTCACCCGCCACCGCAACGGCCAAGGCGACTACTCCCGTAAAATCTGGGTGCTGTACGTGTTCGGACTCTGGTATCGGACGTATATGCGCAAGCAATAA
- a CDS encoding methyl-accepting chemotaxis protein: MKFGFQTKMVLGLLIVSAVTYATSGFFIFILKPVLAPDMNAVVYDAIIFALGIFWTCFLGWLAARFIVKPLTQLAKAADEAAQGNLNVDIPAYRFHDEIRILVESFGTMIRNLRSMIAEIKLSVEITTRNTEMLGDAMSAAAEQIEHISRTAEEMNRGAEQQAEWTAESAATVERIHESAVDVQRQASDTERMTSDMLGALANSEDMLKSIIDGMLHAAESGQASIQTVERLNDQAAQIGDISIAVREIADQTHLLALNASIEAARAGEQGAGFAVIASQVRKLAEQSAEAVGSINERIVHMQSQVEEAVRLITAQVEMVSVEAGKKDDAAEALHTIAEVTRRASSSMRDIASAVGQQTEQFAATLGQTKQMAVVVGEMASGTRQVASATQEQTAMMQEIAASSEVLREQAVRLKRQTEVFRG, encoded by the coding sequence ATGAAATTCGGATTTCAGACGAAAATGGTGTTGGGGTTGCTGATCGTATCGGCGGTCACGTATGCGACCAGCGGATTTTTCATCTTTATTTTGAAGCCGGTATTGGCGCCGGATATGAACGCCGTTGTCTATGATGCCATTATTTTTGCGCTTGGCATCTTCTGGACATGTTTTCTCGGCTGGCTGGCCGCCCGCTTCATCGTCAAGCCGCTGACCCAGTTGGCGAAGGCGGCTGACGAAGCGGCGCAGGGCAATCTGAATGTCGACATACCGGCCTACCGGTTCCATGATGAGATACGCATACTCGTCGAATCGTTCGGGACGATGATACGGAATCTGCGGAGCATGATTGCGGAGATTAAGCTGAGCGTGGAGATTACGACGCGCAATACGGAGATGCTGGGGGATGCGATGTCGGCGGCAGCTGAGCAGATTGAGCATATTTCACGGACGGCGGAGGAGATGAACCGGGGGGCTGAGCAGCAGGCCGAATGGACGGCCGAATCGGCGGCGACGGTCGAGCGGATCCACGAATCCGCGGTGGACGTGCAGCGCCAGGCAAGCGACACCGAGCGGATGACCTCCGACATGCTGGGAGCGCTGGCCAACAGTGAGGACATGCTCAAGTCGATTATCGACGGCATGCTTCATGCCGCGGAATCCGGCCAAGCCTCCATCCAGACGGTGGAGCGCTTAAATGATCAGGCCGCCCAGATTGGGGATATCTCCATTGCCGTACGGGAGATCGCGGATCAGACGCATCTTCTCGCCCTGAATGCTTCCATTGAAGCGGCCCGGGCCGGAGAGCAGGGTGCCGGCTTCGCGGTTATCGCCTCTCAGGTGCGCAAGCTCGCTGAACAGAGTGCAGAAGCTGTCGGCAGCATTAACGAGCGCATCGTACATATGCAGTCCCAGGTTGAGGAAGCGGTTCGGCTCATTACCGCACAGGTGGAGATGGTCAGCGTCGAAGCGGGGAAAAAAGACGATGCCGCGGAAGCGCTTCACACGATAGCGGAAGTGACCCGGCGGGCATCCTCCTCGATGCGCGACATTGCATCGGCGGTCGGACAGCAGACCGAGCAATTTGCCGCTACCCTCGGGCAGACGAAGCAGATGGCCGTCGTCGTGGGAGAGATGGCGTCAGGCACAAGGCAGGTGGCGAGCGCCACGCAGGAGCAGACCGCGATGATGCAGGAAATCGCGGCATCCTCGGAGGTGCTGCGTGAGCAGGCAGTACGCTTGAAGCGTCAGACGGAAGTGTTCCGAGGCTGA
- a CDS encoding cobyrinate a,c-diamide synthase yields MSELHSTHSTFIERNPKKGPRRLLIAGTGSGTGKTTVTLGLMRALTRQGWKVQPFKCGPDYIDPTYHTAVCGASSRNLDEWMCGSEAMRSTFLRHSAEADIALIEGVMGMYDGRRADSDEGSAASIAKQLDCPVLLVIDASGMGRSAAAIVLGFQQLDPEVRLAGVIANRVGSEGHGKLIREAVEQVCGVPLVGYVLREDGLQVPERHLGLVPAVERGGLETLFDRMADAVEAHTDMEALLRIATVYTAAREEIANGGGPRERTDTEAIPAGEARPAEGAGTAALTGGAERRLRLALAHDAAFHFYYADNLELLEEAGFELVRFSPLLDEPVPEDADGLYIGGGFPEAFAEQLARCARTLGSIREAVEAGMPTFAECGGYMLLMERLITVDGEVCPLAGLLPGETRMGMKLAALGYREVTGTDGNFLLRDGTARGHEFHYSTIEEPKAGLKQAYPPAYLSRGRAGEKPEGAVHPAGLPLVAGYTHLHFASNPEIVANWREACVAFRQKRI; encoded by the coding sequence ATGTCCGAACTTCATTCAACTCATTCGACATTTATCGAGCGGAATCCGAAAAAGGGGCCGCGCCGGCTGCTAATTGCCGGAACCGGAAGCGGGACCGGGAAGACGACGGTCACCCTTGGGCTGATGCGGGCGCTTACCCGTCAGGGCTGGAAGGTCCAACCGTTCAAATGCGGGCCGGATTACATCGATCCGACTTATCATACCGCCGTATGCGGAGCAAGTTCTCGCAATTTGGACGAATGGATGTGCGGATCGGAAGCGATGAGGTCGACCTTCCTCCGCCACTCCGCAGAGGCGGATATCGCGCTTATCGAGGGCGTGATGGGGATGTACGACGGGCGCCGCGCCGACAGCGATGAGGGGAGCGCGGCTTCGATTGCGAAGCAGCTCGACTGTCCGGTGCTGCTCGTCATTGATGCGTCAGGCATGGGACGAAGCGCCGCGGCGATCGTCCTCGGCTTCCAGCAGCTTGATCCCGAGGTGCGCCTGGCGGGCGTCATCGCGAACCGGGTTGGCAGTGAAGGCCATGGCAAGCTGATCCGTGAAGCGGTAGAGCAGGTATGCGGCGTGCCGCTGGTGGGCTACGTGCTGCGGGAAGACGGATTGCAGGTGCCGGAGCGGCATCTCGGCCTTGTGCCGGCTGTGGAGCGAGGCGGGCTGGAGACGCTGTTCGACCGGATGGCCGACGCTGTCGAGGCGCATACGGATATGGAGGCGCTGCTTCGCATCGCGACGGTCTATACGGCGGCTCGGGAGGAAATTGCCAACGGCGGCGGCCCCAGGGAGCGGACGGACACGGAGGCTATACCCGCTGGAGAAGCGCGCCCGGCGGAAGGAGCCGGCACGGCGGCGCTGACCGGCGGGGCGGAGCGGCGGCTGAGGTTGGCGCTCGCTCATGATGCCGCGTTTCATTTCTATTACGCGGATAATCTGGAGCTGCTCGAAGAGGCCGGCTTCGAGCTGGTGCGGTTCTCGCCGCTCCTGGACGAGCCGGTGCCCGAGGATGCCGACGGGCTTTACATCGGGGGCGGCTTCCCGGAAGCTTTTGCCGAGCAGTTGGCGCGCTGCGCCCGGACGCTCGGATCGATTCGGGAAGCTGTGGAGGCGGGCATGCCGACGTTCGCCGAATGCGGCGGATATATGCTGCTGATGGAGCGGCTCATCACCGTTGACGGCGAAGTCTGCCCGCTGGCCGGCCTGCTTCCGGGCGAGACGCGGATGGGCATGAAGCTGGCCGCGCTGGGCTACCGGGAGGTGACCGGCACGGACGGCAACTTCCTGCTGCGGGACGGGACGGCGAGAGGACATGAGTTCCATTATTCGACGATTGAGGAGCCTAAGGCCGGGCTGAAGCAAGCTTATCCTCCGGCCTATCTGTCCCGGGGAAGGGCCGGAGAGAAGCCGGAAGGAGCGGTGCATCCGGCCGGGCTGCCGCTCGTAGCCGGGTATACGCATCTGCATTTCGCGTCGAATCCGGAGATTGTGGCGAATTGGCGCGAGGCCTGTGTCGCATTTCGTCAAAAACGTATATAA
- a CDS encoding disulfide oxidoreductase produces the protein MSSIRRYALHLAWLVAIIATGGSLYMSEILLWEPCKLCWVQRIFMYPLVLLLGIAAYRGDRGIFRYTLPLSIIGGSVSIYHYMVQKVPGMEEISPCRTGVPCGSDYLDLFGWITIPLLALVAFVLITILLFTASKDESEE, from the coding sequence ATGTCGAGCATTCGAAGATATGCTTTGCATCTCGCTTGGCTCGTCGCGATCATCGCGACGGGCGGCAGCTTATACATGAGCGAAATTCTGCTCTGGGAGCCATGCAAGCTGTGCTGGGTACAGCGTATCTTCATGTACCCGCTGGTTCTGCTGCTGGGGATTGCCGCTTACCGCGGTGACCGGGGGATTTTCCGCTACACCTTGCCGCTGTCGATTATCGGAGGCTCGGTGTCCATTTATCATTACATGGTGCAGAAGGTTCCAGGCATGGAGGAGATTTCGCCTTGCCGGACCGGCGTGCCTTGCGGTTCCGATTACCTTGATTTATTCGGTTGGATTACGATTCCGTTGTTGGCTCTCGTTGCTTTTGTCTTGATTACGATCCTGTTGTTCACCGCGAGTAAGGACGAATCCGAAGAGTAG
- a CDS encoding DUF4091 domain-containing protein, protein MYIGLKNMFHKEMRTWKGWSHYTQHEADGNSPHEIASCRRDSAAFQVLVADDQPFLLTTRPDALFWKGGALRIARIEVTAEGVHVQPEIKLVGFIEDDDGTPKADLLLEDAHIHVQARQVQPVWVEWHADEKMKPGTYEGKVRIYTHTLFEDEQLTGECDFRWTVLPERLPEPRDYRFFLDLWQHSSNIARKYHTGYWTEEHFSVLDGYLESMARLGQKALTVIVSEIPWSGQFSHNDREPSDLFEYSIVAVSRSADGVFHYDFSALNRYIALGEKHGICEEIEVFGLLNIWQEAESGYGSVVEGAPDGVRVRYYDEARGTYRFIREEQDLKAYVEALEQHFVTTGRIERVRILADEPAEYDLFNRRLTWLRDAAPSFRYKVAINHVEFVEKGLEGVSDYVPLFNCAVKEHQRLMDQRASIEGKLLYYVCCNPARPNTFLASPPLESRLIAWFAERLGTDGFLRWNYTVWPDKPLERIAYRSEIWKAGDTNFIYPGPLGKPLLSLRYKWLQRGIRDYELMQIMKAEGKSAQVQAALDRVFRYGDIQECDPELGASPEALYSLKAEDYDILLFQLATAPAQT, encoded by the coding sequence ATGTATATTGGCTTGAAAAATATGTTCCATAAGGAAATGCGCACATGGAAGGGATGGAGCCATTACACCCAGCATGAGGCTGACGGCAATTCTCCTCATGAGATAGCCAGCTGCAGGCGGGACAGCGCCGCGTTCCAGGTGCTGGTGGCGGATGATCAGCCTTTCCTGCTGACGACACGGCCGGATGCGCTCTTCTGGAAGGGGGGCGCGCTTCGGATCGCCCGAATTGAAGTGACGGCCGAGGGCGTCCATGTGCAGCCGGAGATCAAGCTTGTCGGCTTCATCGAAGATGACGACGGCACGCCGAAGGCCGATCTGCTGCTGGAGGATGCCCATATTCATGTGCAAGCCCGGCAGGTGCAGCCGGTATGGGTGGAATGGCATGCGGACGAGAAGATGAAGCCGGGAACGTACGAAGGCAAGGTGCGCATCTACACGCATACGTTGTTCGAGGACGAACAGCTGACAGGAGAATGCGACTTCCGATGGACCGTCTTGCCGGAGAGGTTGCCCGAGCCGCGCGATTACCGGTTTTTTCTTGATTTGTGGCAGCATAGCTCCAATATTGCGCGCAAATACCATACCGGATACTGGACGGAAGAGCATTTCTCCGTGCTGGATGGTTACCTGGAGAGCATGGCCCGGCTAGGTCAGAAGGCATTGACCGTCATCGTATCCGAGATTCCGTGGTCCGGGCAATTCTCGCATAACGACCGCGAGCCGTCCGATCTGTTCGAGTACAGCATCGTCGCCGTTAGCAGAAGCGCGGACGGAGTTTTTCATTATGATTTTTCCGCCTTGAACCGCTACATTGCGCTGGGAGAGAAGCATGGCATTTGCGAGGAGATTGAGGTCTTCGGACTATTGAACATTTGGCAGGAAGCTGAATCGGGATACGGTTCCGTTGTCGAGGGTGCTCCCGACGGGGTGCGGGTTCGTTACTACGATGAAGCGAGAGGAACGTACCGTTTTATACGCGAAGAGCAGGATTTGAAGGCGTATGTTGAGGCGCTGGAGCAGCATTTTGTCACGACTGGCCGTATCGAGCGCGTCCGCATTTTAGCAGACGAGCCGGCAGAGTATGATTTGTTCAATCGCCGCCTGACCTGGCTGCGCGACGCAGCACCTTCCTTCCGTTACAAGGTCGCGATCAACCATGTGGAATTTGTGGAAAAAGGCTTGGAAGGCGTATCCGACTATGTGCCCTTGTTCAATTGTGCCGTGAAGGAGCATCAGCGGCTGATGGATCAGCGTGCGTCGATTGAGGGCAAGCTGCTCTATTACGTCTGCTGCAACCCGGCACGCCCGAATACGTTCCTGGCTTCCCCGCCGCTGGAGAGCCGGCTTATCGCCTGGTTCGCCGAGCGCCTCGGCACGGATGGCTTCTTGCGCTGGAACTACACGGTCTGGCCGGATAAGCCGCTGGAGCGGATCGCTTACCGCTCTGAAATATGGAAGGCCGGGGATACGAACTTCATCTACCCGGGCCCGCTCGGCAAGCCGCTGCTGTCCCTGCGTTACAAATGGCTTCAGCGCGGCATCCGCGACTACGAATTGATGCAGATCATGAAGGCCGAGGGCAAATCCGCCCAGGTACAGGCCGCCCTCGATCGCGTCTTCCGGTACGGAGACATACAGGAATGCGATCCGGAACTAGGAGCTTCTCCCGAAGCTCTGTACAGCCTCAAGGCTGAAGACTACGACATCCTGCTGTTCCAGCTCGCAACCGCCCCGGCTCAGACTTAA
- a CDS encoding alpha/beta hydrolase: MIYIFLACTLIIIFVLIAWIVPRYAVFQMTRKRPATYDNCFDLLERYRVFSKQEFDDCDKEEIFIRSHDGLKLHGNYIEKHPYSDRIVIIVHGYTSALPWSAQFMDMFFKLGYNALLIDQRRHGQSEGIRTTFGLKEKRDIEAWVDWIIANKGKDCTIGLHGQSFGGGTVLEYAANSHPFVKFIVADCPYSDLTELIRHQVSVLNRLPAWPFMKLIDILLESKAGFSMKDVSPLKVMETCKLPILFIHGAADIFVPTHMSIDMYEAKPEPKELLLIDEATHGVAYCYDKERYADKVTQFVIQHTGLPTAREMEEIDPSKHQDAASVQQPYPVYQVQEEPSHASMHRAT, encoded by the coding sequence ATGATCTACATCTTCCTGGCCTGCACGCTCATCATTATCTTCGTTCTCATCGCCTGGATCGTTCCAAGATATGCCGTCTTCCAGATGACCCGCAAAAGACCGGCCACCTACGACAATTGCTTCGACCTGCTGGAGCGGTACCGCGTCTTCAGCAAGCAAGAATTCGACGATTGCGATAAAGAAGAAATTTTTATTCGCAGCCACGACGGATTGAAGCTTCACGGCAATTACATTGAAAAGCACCCCTATTCTGATCGGATCGTCATTATCGTCCACGGCTACACATCCGCTCTTCCGTGGTCGGCCCAATTTATGGACATGTTCTTCAAGCTCGGGTACAATGCCCTGCTTATCGATCAGCGGCGGCACGGACAGAGCGAGGGGATCCGCACCACCTTCGGATTGAAGGAAAAGCGCGACATCGAAGCCTGGGTAGACTGGATTATCGCGAATAAAGGAAAGGACTGCACCATCGGGCTGCATGGCCAGTCTTTTGGCGGGGGCACCGTGCTGGAGTACGCAGCCAATTCACATCCGTTCGTGAAATTCATCGTGGCCGACTGTCCCTATTCCGATCTGACAGAGCTCATACGCCATCAGGTCTCCGTACTGAATCGCCTTCCGGCCTGGCCCTTCATGAAGCTGATCGACATTCTGCTGGAGAGCAAAGCCGGATTCAGCATGAAAGATGTCAGCCCGCTCAAGGTAATGGAGACCTGCAAGCTCCCCATCCTGTTCATCCACGGAGCAGCGGATATTTTCGTCCCGACTCATATGAGTATCGATATGTATGAGGCTAAGCCCGAGCCGAAGGAACTGCTGCTGATCGACGAGGCCACCCATGGGGTTGCCTACTGCTACGACAAAGAACGGTATGCCGACAAAGTAACCCAATTCGTTATCCAACATACCGGCCTCCCCACCGCCCGCGAAATGGAGGAAATCGATCCGAGCAAGCACCAAGACGCCGCCTCGGTTCAGCAGCCGTATCCTGTATACCAGGTCCAAGAAGAACCATCGCATGCATCCATGCATCGCGCTACATGA